The Deinococcus aquaedulcis genomic interval GTGAGCGCTTTCAGAATGCCCTGCGCTGGCAGACCAGTGAGCTGGTCACGTTCTTCAGACTCCTTACACGACCTTTTTCAGCGCCAGGACAGTCAGAAACCTAAGTTGTCGGCTACTGAAGCACCTGCCATTGAAATTCGGGCTTCCAGAAAATGGCTTCCAGCACGCCGCGCGCCGCCGAGGGGGTCATCACGTCGTAGCTGACGCGCTCAACCTTGTTCTCTGGGCGGGTAAAACAGGCGTACTCACTCCAGACTTTCACTTTCAACACATGGCTCCTCCTTGCAGGACGGGGGTTCAGAACACCAACGCGTCCATTCCGCCGGTATCCAGGCCGAAGCGCAGACTGTAGCCCCGATTGGCGGGCCACTCGTACACCTCGGGCGGCTCCGTGCCAAACCGTTCGCCTTTCTCGACGAGTTCAGACACGATGCGCAGGCCGAAGGTTTGAATGTCGCGCCGCAACACCTGCACGGTGTAGGGCTGAAGGCTGCGCCACGCCCCTCTGGCCTGCCATGGCTCTTTCGCGTGAAGGATGGTGTTCAGGTGCCGGTTGACCTCCTTCGGGGCATACCGCCGCACGATGACGGGCACGGTGGTGTCCTCAATCATCTGGAAGGTGCGCGCCACCGTCTCAAACTCCATGTCTTCTTGTAACTCGGCGATGGTGGCGCTGTGCCCGCTGTCCAGGAGGACTTTCGCGTTCGTTTCTACGTGCAGAAACAGTTCGCGGAAGTAGGGTGTGAAGGTTTCCGGTGCATGTAGGTCAGACTCCTCAGCCAGGTAGGTTCCGGCCAGTTCTGTTCGGGCGCCGTAGTCACCGGGCGGCAGTTTGGCGTCTTCCGGACGAAAGACGGTCACAAGGCCGGGCATGGGCTGCCCACCCATGTCCGTCAACTTGCCTTCCCGGTTGCAGCGTCCTGCGGCCTGCACGATGGCTTCCAGCGGTCCCAGCGCGCGGTACACCCTGGGGAAGTCCAGGTCCACCCCCGCCTCAATGAGTTGCGTGGCGATGACCCGGCAAGGCTTCCCCTGCTTCAGGCGGTGGCGGAGGACCCGGAACACGCGGCGGCGGTGGTGCGGGCACATGTGCGTGGACAGATGAAACACGTCCCAGAGCGGCCGGTTGGGGTCGCGGTCTTCTACCACCGCTTGAAAGAGGGTCTGGGCGTGCTTCTTGGTATTCACAATGCAGAGGGACTGCGCGTTCACGTCCTGCCGCAGCTCCTCGGCCAGGGCCGCCCAATCTTGCCCCTGCGAGACGCGGCTGAGGTCGTACTCGACCCGCCTCAAGGCCTGGAAATACTGTGCCGGCTTGTCAATCAGTTCTGTGGACGGCTGCTGGCTGGGGAAATCGTCCAGCGCGGGTTGCGTGGCGGTGCAGAACACCACGCTGACGTGGTAGTGGGCCACCAGTTCCCGCAAGATTTCGAGGATGGGGTGGAGGCGGTGCGTGGGCAGGCTCTGCGCCTCGTCCAGCACGATGACGCTGCCCGCCACATTGTGCAGCTTGCGCAGCTGGGCCGTGCGGTGACCGAACAGGGTTTCCTGAAACAATTGCACTGTGGTCGTCACGATGACCGGCGCGTCCCAGTTTTCAGTCGCCAGTCGAATGGGGTCGGGTTTCTGCGCAGCCTGTCCCCTGGGTGGCTCCTTAAACTCCAGATTGCTGTGATGTTCAAGCACATTCTCTGCGCCCAGCACCCGGCGAAATTCCTGCGCCGTCTGCTCAATGATGGTGGTGAAGGGAACGCCGTAAATGACACGCCGCATTCCGCCTCGTTCTGCCGTAGCGGCGTGGTGCGCGGCGTGTGCCAGGGCAAACCCCAGTGAGGTTAGGGTCTTGCCACCCCCGGTAGGCATGGTCAGCCGGAAGAACCCAGGGGGGAGGCTGGCTTTGCCCAGCGCCTGGGCATACATCTCGCGCCGCAGCACGTTGATGGGCTTGGGGGCCAGGGCGTCCTGCCGCGCCAGTTCGGCCTGGTGGGCATTCAACCTGTCCAAGAGCCCAGCCATCTGGCCCTGATGACGCCGGGCTTCCGCACGCGCCAGCGTGCGCGAGGGGCTGCCGTGCGCTTCTGTGTCCAGGCGGTCGGCGTCCACAAGAGCGCCCAGCAACATGCGGGTGTACAGGGCACGGGCCGCCCCAGTCAAGCCTGTGGGCTGCGGGGGTGTCTCGCACAGGGCGTCCAGAGCGGGAATCTCCTCGCAGGCGGTGGCGAACAGGTCATCCACCTCGTCGGGGCAGGTTTCGCCCAGGCGCTTGTCCAGGGCACCCACACTCCTGAGCGCCCCGTGATGGTTGGCCACCACGAATGGCAGCTCGCTGCCTGTGGCCCGGTAAGTGCGGAGTAAAGCGGTCAGCGCCTTGGCTCCGGCGTCACTGTGCGCCACCGCTTCCTCGACAAACTCAAACGGCTGTCGCGTGTCTGGGTTCCACTTCAGGCGGTGCTTCTGAAACTTCTCGCGGTACTTGCCCAGGTCGTGCAGATACCCTAGCCACTGCGCGTCCAGGTCAGCGTTGGGCAGATTGAAGAAGCGCGCGCGCTCCCTGAGCAGCTTGGTGACCCCTTCCACATGGTCTTTCAGCGTCTGCCATTCCAGATTTTCCTCGCTGGGGCTGTGGCCCATGTACCTGCTCATGCTCTTTCTCCTCCCTGGCCTGCGGCTTCCCGCAGTTCATTCAGCCAGTATTCACGGATGTGTGGTGGCCCCAGGACCTTCACGCGCGGCCCAAAACTAAAAATCCAGGCCAGGGCTTCGCGCGGCAGACCGCTGCTGTCGGGCGGGGCTTGCAAGGTCGCGTTCAGCGAACCGTCTGGGTTGGGGTCGCGGGCGTGCTTCAGGTGCGGGTAACCGCCCTCCTCGATGCGGTAGCGGGCATCGGCGCGAAACCGCAGGTGAATGGTGTCTTTCCGGCCGCCCTGCGCCCCCACGATCCCCCAGGCCGATTCGAGAAACTCGCGCGGTTGAAAATCGGCGGGAATGCGGTACTGCTCGCCCCTCAGCACCTCTGGCTGCTGCATGCGCGCCAGCTTGAAGGTACGAACGGCGTTGTGAAACGTGGTCTCCCGGCCAATTACGTACAGGTCGAGGTTCTGTGGGTGAGGCTCGATCAGATACGGCTCAATGATGTTGGGGCGAAGTTGACCGCTGCCCCCGGGCTTCTTGTACAGAAACCGCAGCGGATGCCCGCCGGTCCAGGCGTCAGCCGCGTGCCGCAGGTTCAGGTCTTCAGGAGTGCGGCGGCGCTTGCCCATATCGCCCAGGCTGCGGGTGGTCACGTCCCGCAGATGCTCGGGCAACCAACCGATGATGCGCTGCATGGCGCGTTTATGGGCCTCGCCTTCACCTGCCGCTCGGTGGTAGGTGAGGCGCAGAGCCGCATGAAAAATCAGCAGTTCGGTGGGCGTGAGCGCCTGGTGCGCGTGCTCAATATGGTAGCGGGGCGGGCGCGTTTTGCTGGGCACAACCTTCTCGCCCAGGTCAACGAGCGCTTTCACATCACGCTGCACCATGCGTTCAGCGCGTCGCCATTCCTTGCTGTCCAGGCAAAGGTCAGGGGCAAAGTGCAGCACCAGCTGCTTGATAGTCATCGGCCTGGCCCGTAGCAAGGCGGCCAGCAGGAACAGCCGCTGAGCCTGTCCAAGCGTTTCGAGGTCCATGCCCGCAGCATGACAGGGGCTCGTGTCAGGAGTGACGGGGAATACTGAAGGCAAATAAGAGACTCAGAAAAGTGAGTGCTGAACGCTCAGATATCCTGCGCGACATCATGAACCTGGCGCCATTCCTCGACCCAGTTGTCGTAGCGCCCTGCACAAAACAAACTGGCCCGGCCCGGGGGCGGCACCACCAGTGGCAGCCAGGTTGGCTCGTCCGAGAGGGCCAACACATGGCCGTCGGAGCGCACGACACCTGGCCACCCAAAGGCCAGGCGCAACTGCCGCACTGCCTCGCCCAGCAGGCGCCGCTGGCGGTTGGGCGAAGCGTCGCCGTACAGCTCCTCTGTGACCCGCTCACGGTTGAGGGTGCCGCCATGGAGCAGCAGCAAGACGAGCAGGGCCGCCGCGTCGCTGTCGGGCCTCAGGGAGAGGCTCTCGCCGTGCATTCGCACCTCAATGGGGCCAGCGGCCTGCACCTGCACGCGCCACTCGGGTCGCCGGATGGCCCTACCCCACCGCGTAAAGAGCTCGGGGAACAGACAGGCAAGCTCCTCGGCCCAGGCGGCGCGGCCAGGCGGGGGCTCGGCGGGCACCGCCTCTCCCCACTGACGCTGGAGATCGGCGGCCACCACTGCCGCCGCCAGGCGGTCGTCGGGTGTGGTGAGCTGCGCCAGACTCAGGGCCTGCGCCGCACCTGCCAGGTCGCCGTTCAGGGCCATCCCCATCGCCAGGTCCAGACGCAGGCGGTGTGGGGCGCCGGCGTCCACCGCCATGTCCACCAGGGCGGTGGACAGGCTATCCAGGGCGGCGTCCACTTCACTACGCAGCAGGTGGCACAGGGCCACCCCCCGGACCGACAGCGGCAATTCGGCCCGCAGGTCCTTGAGCTGCTGCCCCGCATTCTGAAAAGCCACCAGGGCACGCGCATATTCACCGTGTCGCCGCCAGACGGCCCCCAGCCCGCGCCAGACCAGGGCGCGGTGTTCGGCGGCTTCGGGTCTGCGTGTCAGGCGCAGGGCCTCGGTCAGCGCCCGCTCGGCTGTTCGCAGGTCGTCCAGTCGCACGCAGGTCATGCCCCGGTTCGCCAGGGCAGAGGCGCGGCCCCAGGCGTCGGTTCCGTATTCGGCGGCGGCGGTCGCGTATTCGGTGCGGGCCGCCAGGTCGTCGCCTGAGTTTGCCAGCGAGAGGGCAAATTCGGTGCGAATCAGTGCCCGCTCTCGCCCAGCAAATCGGCCCAACACAGCGCTGTAAGCCGCGCGCCAGTCACCCCCCGCCTCATACACCGCCCGGGGCCAGACGCGCGCCGCAATCGCGTCATCTGGTGGACAGGCCGCGCTCAGGCTCAGGGCCTGCTGGACATGGCCGCCCAGCAGCGCGGCGTAGGCTTCTACGGCCGGAAAGGTGGCGGGCGGCCAGCCCGACAGCACTTCCCTCAGGGCGGGCAGGTTCCCAGTGCGGTATGCCAGACGGCCCAGCAGTTCGGCCCATTCCCGTTGCCGAGCGAGATGCGCGGGAACCCCGCGAAGCGCCTCGGCCAGTGCCAGACCATCGGCGCGGGTGCGCAGGTGGCGCAGCGCCCAGTCGGCGTGTGGCCTGACCCGTTCCCAGTCACCTTGCTCAGCCAGACGGCCGAGTTGCTCTGCCACCTCATCGAAGACCGGCACCTCCACAGTGTAGGGGCGAAGGCGGTGTGCCCTCGCCCCTTGCTCCTGGCGTTTAGCCGCCCACTGGATAGGTGCCCTCATCCAGTGGCATCGGCTGAGTCTCGCCCGGCACCGTGGTGGGCGGAACCTTCACCAGATGAGCACCAGCACCCCAGACCAGGACCAGGACCAGCACAATTGCGTTCATAATTGACTCCTGTCGCGGAAACGGCTGCTGACCGTTGTCCGCGTGTACGAACCCGTCTGGGTTCGTGTGCAGGAGCTTGAAATCCTGGCGCGACACGCCATGTCGAATGACTTTCGCAGGGCCACAGTGGCGCCGCGAACCTGCTGTGACGGCCTAACCCCAGGGGGTTCGCGCGGTTCTAGAAAAGCCGCCTGGGCCGACAAGTTTCAGAACAGGGCAATTAGAAAAGCAGAGGCTTTAGACTGCCTCCGCAGACACTTCGCGCAAACCACCCGAAAAGTTGCCTTCTGGACGTGTGCCAGGCAAACTACTGTCACAGCCCGCCTTCGGGTGGGCTGAGGATTGAAACCTTGACGCAGCTGGTGACCCTTGGGCGTATCGCGCGTCACAGCCCGCCTTCGGGTGGGCTGAGGATTGAAACCCCAGCGGGGCCCGGCGCGGGGGCTGGGGCTGGTCACAGCCCGCCTTCGGGTGGGCTGAGGATTGAAACCGGGCAAGCCCAGCGAGGCCCTGCGCGGCGTGCTGAGTCACAGCCCGCCTTCGGGTGGGCTGAGGATTGAAACTGGCCCAGCCCGAAGCGGTCCCGCAGACCACGCGAGTCACAGCCCGCCTTCGGGTGGGCTGAGGATTGAAACGCACGCTGGACCAGCAGACGGCCGCCAGTGCCAGCGGTCACAGCCCGCCTTCGGGTGGGCTGAGGATTGAAACCCGAGGACATTGGGGTGAGCCTCAGCCGCGCCCTGGTCACAGCCCGCCTTCGGGTGGGCTGAGGATTGAAACACGTCGCCCAGAAACACGACACTGCTGCCTTCCGGGTCACAGCCCGCCTTCGGGTGGGCTGAGGATTGAAACGCTGTTCAAGTCGGAGCAGGAAGGCGAAAACGGCGTCACAGCCCGCCTTCGGGTGGGCTGAGGATTGAAACAGCAGTGTCTGCAGGAAATCGAGAAGCTGAGCGGTCACAGCCCGCCTTCGGGTGGGCTGAGGATTGAAACCCATCGGTGACGAAGGCGGGAATATACGCGTCAAGGTCACAGCCCGCCTTCGGGTGGGCTGAGGATTGAAACCCATCGGTGACGAAGGCGGGAATATACGCGTCAAGGTCACAGCCCGCCTTCGGATGGGCTGAGGATTGAAACGTGTTCAGGCCGCTGCCAGTCGCCACGATGCACTGTCACAGCCCGCCTTCGGGTGGGCTGAGGATTGAAACCGGCGCAGCTCGTACATCAGGCAGTGGAACGTGAGGTCACAGCCCGCCTTCGGGTGGGCTGAGGATTGAAACAGCTTGTGGAGGCGCAGTTCTTCGGCGGTCAGGGGTCACAGCCCGCCTTCGGGTGGGCTGAGGATTGAAACTGCCCGTTGAGCCACAGGTCATCGGCGTTGATGGCGTCACAGCCCGCCTTCGGGTGGGCTGAGGATTGAAACTGCTTCCTCTTCGGCCTCTGCTTCAAATTGTGTGGTCACAGCCCGCCTTCGGGTGGGCTGAGGATTGAAACCGAACGTGAATCACGTGCATCTGGCCGGCGGGCGGTCACAGCCCGCCTTCGGGTGGGCTGAGGATTGAAACACCGATACCCTGACGGTGGTGGTGCCGGGGCAGCGTCACAGCCCGCCTTCGGGTGGGCTGAGGATTGAAACAGGGCGCGGACATAGCCCATGTACCCTGGCACGGTCACAGCCCGCCTTCGGGTGGGCTGAGGATTGAAACTCCATGCTGAGGGCGCC includes:
- the cas3 gene encoding CRISPR-associated helicase Cas3'; this encodes MSRYMGHSPSEENLEWQTLKDHVEGVTKLLRERARFFNLPNADLDAQWLGYLHDLGKYREKFQKHRLKWNPDTRQPFEFVEEAVAHSDAGAKALTALLRTYRATGSELPFVVANHHGALRSVGALDKRLGETCPDEVDDLFATACEEIPALDALCETPPQPTGLTGAARALYTRMLLGALVDADRLDTEAHGSPSRTLARAEARRHQGQMAGLLDRLNAHQAELARQDALAPKPINVLRREMYAQALGKASLPPGFFRLTMPTGGGKTLTSLGFALAHAAHHAATAERGGMRRVIYGVPFTTIIEQTAQEFRRVLGAENVLEHHSNLEFKEPPRGQAAQKPDPIRLATENWDAPVIVTTTVQLFQETLFGHRTAQLRKLHNVAGSVIVLDEAQSLPTHRLHPILEILRELVAHYHVSVVFCTATQPALDDFPSQQPSTELIDKPAQYFQALRRVEYDLSRVSQGQDWAALAEELRQDVNAQSLCIVNTKKHAQTLFQAVVEDRDPNRPLWDVFHLSTHMCPHHRRRVFRVLRHRLKQGKPCRVIATQLIEAGVDLDFPRVYRALGPLEAIVQAAGRCNREGKLTDMGGQPMPGLVTVFRPEDAKLPPGDYGARTELAGTYLAEESDLHAPETFTPYFRELFLHVETNAKVLLDSGHSATIAELQEDMEFETVARTFQMIEDTTVPVIVRRYAPKEVNRHLNTILHAKEPWQARGAWRSLQPYTVQVLRRDIQTFGLRIVSELVEKGERFGTEPPEVYEWPANRGYSLRFGLDTGGMDALVF
- a CDS encoding helix-turn-helix transcriptional regulator, which produces MDLETLGQAQRLFLLAALLRARPMTIKQLVLHFAPDLCLDSKEWRRAERMVQRDVKALVDLGEKVVPSKTRPPRYHIEHAHQALTPTELLIFHAALRLTYHRAAGEGEAHKRAMQRIIGWLPEHLRDVTTRSLGDMGKRRRTPEDLNLRHAADAWTGGHPLRFLYKKPGGSGQLRPNIIEPYLIEPHPQNLDLYVIGRETTFHNAVRTFKLARMQQPEVLRGEQYRIPADFQPREFLESAWGIVGAQGGRKDTIHLRFRADARYRIEEGGYPHLKHARDPNPDGSLNATLQAPPDSSGLPREALAWIFSFGPRVKVLGPPHIREYWLNELREAAGQGGERA
- a CDS encoding tetratricopeptide repeat protein codes for the protein MPVFDEVAEQLGRLAEQGDWERVRPHADWALRHLRTRADGLALAEALRGVPAHLARQREWAELLGRLAYRTGNLPALREVLSGWPPATFPAVEAYAALLGGHVQQALSLSAACPPDDAIAARVWPRAVYEAGGDWRAAYSAVLGRFAGRERALIRTEFALSLANSGDDLAARTEYATAAAEYGTDAWGRASALANRGMTCVRLDDLRTAERALTEALRLTRRPEAAEHRALVWRGLGAVWRRHGEYARALVAFQNAGQQLKDLRAELPLSVRGVALCHLLRSEVDAALDSLSTALVDMAVDAGAPHRLRLDLAMGMALNGDLAGAAQALSLAQLTTPDDRLAAAVVAADLQRQWGEAVPAEPPPGRAAWAEELACLFPELFTRWGRAIRRPEWRVQVQAAGPIEVRMHGESLSLRPDSDAAALLVLLLLHGGTLNRERVTEELYGDASPNRQRRLLGEAVRQLRLAFGWPGVVRSDGHVLALSDEPTWLPLVVPPPGRASLFCAGRYDNWVEEWRQVHDVAQDI
- the cas5 gene encoding CRISPR-associated protein Cas5, producing MLKVKVWSEYACFTRPENKVERVSYDVMTPSAARGVLEAIFWKPEFQWQVLQ